A window from Gemmatimonadaceae bacterium encodes these proteins:
- a CDS encoding SPOR domain-containing protein, with product MKQRQPAPDARDTLFLRARKLVLDGNSAAGRALVDSALAATTGTPDYATALYWRAALASTAADAERDYRRVIIEYPFSQHSGDALLALAQLEMARGDRDPAIDHLQRFLLQRPNDPEHVRAGIWLGRLLLEQNRLGKGCAVLLRTRAALADSAVETRNQVDYYASRCADVDTVVPVPKPAPSPARTTRPDSVRRRPPVKDSARTDSARRIPERRDTASHANATPNANASAGKRFTVQVAAYQTRDSADHLVARLSARGIGARVTGAAAPFRVRVGHYASDAEATAAARELKAKGIEGFVTTTDNESASAVKR from the coding sequence GTGAAGCAACGACAGCCAGCGCCCGATGCGCGCGACACATTGTTCCTTCGCGCACGCAAACTCGTGCTCGATGGGAATAGCGCTGCCGGACGCGCGCTCGTCGACTCGGCACTCGCCGCGACGACGGGCACGCCGGACTACGCGACGGCGCTCTACTGGCGTGCGGCGCTCGCCTCGACCGCGGCGGATGCGGAACGTGACTATCGACGTGTCATCATCGAGTACCCGTTCTCGCAACACTCGGGCGACGCCTTGCTCGCGCTGGCCCAGCTCGAGATGGCCCGCGGCGACCGCGATCCGGCAATCGACCACTTGCAGCGCTTTCTTCTCCAGCGGCCTAACGATCCAGAGCACGTTCGCGCGGGCATCTGGCTCGGGCGCCTCCTGCTCGAGCAGAATCGACTCGGGAAGGGCTGTGCCGTTCTCTTGCGGACCCGCGCCGCGTTAGCCGATTCCGCGGTCGAAACGCGAAACCAGGTCGACTACTACGCGTCGCGCTGCGCGGATGTGGACACGGTGGTTCCCGTTCCGAAACCAGCGCCGTCGCCGGCGCGAACGACCCGGCCAGACTCGGTGCGACGGCGGCCGCCAGTGAAGGACAGCGCACGCACCGACAGCGCGCGAAGGATTCCGGAGCGCAGAGATACTGCTTCTCACGCCAATGCAACGCCTAACGCTAATGCATCGGCCGGCAAGCGGTTCACGGTTCAGGTTGCGGCATACCAGACAAGAGACTCAGCCGATCACCTCGTTGCCAGGCTGAGCGCGCGCGGGATCGGCGCGCGCGTCACCGGCGCGGCCGCGCCGTTTCGTGTGCGCGTAGGCCACTACGCTTCAGATGCCGAAGCAACGGCGGCCGCACGCGAGCTGAAAGCGAAAGGGATCGAAGGCTTCGTGACCACGACGGACAACGAGAGCGCGTCCGCGGTGAAGCGATGA
- the holA gene encoding DNA polymerase III subunit delta, with the protein MAAAPTSAGLNVLRTALHTRVFEPAYLFQGAEDYLKDEMLRQLIGAAVDPATRDFNLETLRAGDVDGETLGSLLGTPPMMAERRVIVVRDVGNLRKDARRALEQYLERPAPDVVLVLVAAAGAKEDRLLQERTTAIDFEPLSGARVPKWITHYASHDLGCEITPEAVSLLQNAVGTELAQLKIELDKLASFAIGGDHAVIDEEAVASIVGVRRGETLGDLLDAVANRNAARAIELLPHVLLQPKTSAVTIIMALATQTLALAWGRARRSAGVPAQRMKDEFYALLKEGSAYTGRSWSDAVSSWLRALDSWSARDLDAALTALLTADAAIKESRVSSDEQLIESLVLTLCVPAQQSARSAA; encoded by the coding sequence ATGGCCGCCGCTCCCACCTCCGCCGGACTGAATGTGCTTCGCACCGCGCTGCACACGCGCGTCTTTGAACCGGCGTACTTGTTCCAAGGTGCCGAGGACTATCTCAAGGATGAGATGTTGCGGCAGCTGATCGGGGCGGCCGTGGATCCGGCGACGCGCGACTTCAATCTCGAGACGCTCCGCGCGGGTGATGTCGACGGAGAAACCCTGGGTTCGCTCCTCGGTACGCCGCCGATGATGGCGGAGCGGCGGGTCATCGTCGTGCGAGACGTTGGCAATCTGCGCAAGGATGCGCGTCGCGCGCTCGAACAATATCTCGAGCGACCGGCACCCGACGTTGTTCTCGTTCTCGTCGCAGCAGCGGGCGCCAAGGAAGATCGCTTACTCCAGGAGCGCACGACGGCGATCGATTTCGAGCCGCTGTCAGGAGCGCGAGTTCCGAAGTGGATTACGCATTACGCGTCGCACGATCTTGGATGCGAGATCACGCCGGAGGCGGTGAGCCTGCTGCAAAACGCAGTCGGTACCGAGCTGGCGCAGCTCAAGATCGAGCTCGACAAGCTGGCGAGCTTCGCCATCGGCGGTGATCATGCAGTGATCGACGAGGAGGCCGTCGCGAGCATCGTGGGCGTACGGCGTGGCGAGACGTTAGGCGATTTGCTCGATGCCGTCGCGAATCGTAATGCGGCGCGTGCGATCGAGCTGCTGCCGCACGTGTTGCTTCAGCCGAAGACGAGCGCGGTCACGATCATCATGGCACTCGCGACGCAAACGCTGGCGCTCGCCTGGGGACGCGCGCGACGGAGTGCGGGAGTGCCGGCACAACGAATGAAGGACGAGTTCTATGCGCTGCTCAAAGAGGGATCTGCCTACACCGGCCGGAGCTGGAGCGACGCGGTGAGCAGCTGGCTCCGCGCGCTCGATTCGTGGAGCGCACGCGATCTCGACGCTGCTTTGACGGCGCTCCTCACCGCGGACGCCGCAATCAAGGAGAGCCGAGTTTCGTCCGACGAACAGCTGATCGAATCACTCGTTCTCACCCTGTGTGTCCCGGCGCAACAGTCGGCGCGTTCGGCCGCATGA